The Juglans regia cultivar Chandler chromosome 2, Walnut 2.0, whole genome shotgun sequence genome includes a window with the following:
- the LOC108994022 gene encoding beta-amyrin 11-oxidase-like — protein sequence MELLWLILGVLLGGYVFLFGFLRRFNEWYHVGKLGKTKYPLPPGDMGWPYLGGLPTFLKAFKSNDPDSYINNLVNKYGRTGIYKTFMFGSPSVIVSIPETCKKVLMDDERFKLGYPKATTVLTGRRSFHGISTSEHKRLRRLTTSPINGHEALAGYIDLIEGIVVTSLEEWASMKEPIQLLTELRGFAFKVITNIFISTHSESVISAVENLYSDLNAGIKAQAINIPGFPFHRALKARKRLVKIFQAVVDQKRATIKSDSINNKNNNQTEMQKDMMDLLLGVEDEEGRQLEDEDIIDLLIVFMLAGHESSAHGVLWAIIYMSQHPEIFRKAKEEQVEIVKRRPSTQKGLTLTEIRQMGYLSKVIEETFRRTSISFSVFRQAKEDVEINGYLIPKGWKVLVWNRGVHMDPENYPNPKEFDPSRWDNKSRAAGSYLPFGLGSRYCPGSDLAKLEINIFLHHYLRNYNVERLNPDGPIKYLPLPSPADKCPARIIKVT from the exons atggAGTTGTTGTGGTTGATTCTTGGAGTTCTCTTGGGTGGATATGTGTTTCTATTCGGGTTTCTGAGGAGATTTAATGAGTGGTATCATGTAGGCAAACTGGGGAAAACAAAATACCCTCTCCCTCCTGGTGATATGGGTTGGCCTTACCTTGGTGGTCTCCCAACCTTCCTCAAAGCTTTCAAATCCAATGACCCTGATTCCTACATAAACAACCTTGTAAACAA GTATGGCAGGACTGGTATCTACAAGACGTTTATGTTTGGGAGCCCAAGTGTGATTGTTTCTATCCCAGAAACATGCAAAAAAGTTTTGATGGATGATGAAAGGTTCAAACTAGGTTATCCTAAGGCCACAACAGTCCTTACAGGTAGAAGATCATTCCATGGCATTTCAACCTCCGAGCACAAGCGCCTTCGCCGGTTAACCACATCTCCGATCAACGGCCACGAGGCACTGGCCGGGTATATTGACCTTATCGAGGGCATTGTGGTAACCTCATTGGAGGAGTGGGCCAGCATGAAGGAGCCAATCCAGCTCTTGACAGAGTTGAGAGGGTTTGCCTTTAAGGTCATCACCAACATTTTCATCAGCACCCACAGTGAGTCTGTTATTTCGGCAGTGGAAAACTTATACAGTGATTTAAATGCTGGAATAAAGGCCCAGGCCATTAATATTCCTGGATTTCCATTCCATAGAGCGCTCAAG GCACGAAAACGTTTGGTGAAGATCTTCCAAGCTGTAGTAGATCAAAAGAGGGCAACGATCAAAAGCGAttccattaataataaaaataataatcaaacgGAGATGCAAAAAGATATGATGGATTTACTATTGGGagttgaagatgaagaaggaagACAATTGGAGGATGAGGATATCATAGATTTACTAATCGTGTTCATGTTAGCCGGCCATGAAAGCTCTGCCCATGGAGTATTGTGGGCAATCATCTACATGTCACAACATCCAGAAATCTTCAGGAAAGCCAAG GAAGAGCAAGTTGAGATCGTGAAGAGAAGACCGTCTACACAGAAAGGACTGACTCTCACGGAGATCAGACAAATGGGATATCTTTCTAAG GTCATTGAGGAGACGTTCCGCAGAACAAGTATCTCATTTTCGGTTTTCAGACAGGCCAAAGAGGATGTTGAGATAAATG GTTATCTCATTCCAAAGGGATGGAAAGTGTTGGTCTGGAACAGAGGAGTCCATATGGATCCCGAAAACTATCCAAACCCTAAAGAATTTGATCCTTCAAGATGGGAT AATAAATCCAGAGCAGCAGGGAGCTACCTTCCTTTTGGATTAGGAAGTAGGTATTGCCCTGGAAGTGATCTGGCCAAGCTCGAGATCAACATCTTCCTCCATCATTATCTCAGAAACtacaa TGTGGAGCGACTTAACCCAGATGGCCCGATAAAATATTTACCCCTTCCAAGTCCTGCAGACAAGTGCCCAGCAAGAATCATAAAAGTCACATGA